The sequence TACTTGACGTGAACCCATAATAGCCATGCAAAAAAACGGATGAAACAATTAAAAATGCACCTCACCTATACAAAAATGCATGAGCTGGCGCGGGATTAATTTTGACTGGAACCGGGCCAGGGCTTTCCTGGTAACGGCTGAGGAGGGTTCGTTCTCGGCTGCAGCCCGGGCCCTGAATATGACTCAGCCAACCCTCGGCAGGCAGGTCTGCGCATTGGAAGCCGAACTCGGCGTCACCTTGTTTGAGCGATCATCCAGAGGGCTTATTCTGACCCCCAGTGGCCATGATTTGCTTATCGAGGTCAGAGCGATGGCTGACGCTGCCGGGCGTTTTTCTTTAACTGCCACCGGGCATACCCAGACTGTGGCTGGCAAAGTCAGTATCAGCGCCTCAGAGGCCACCGCGGCTTTTGTGTTGCCCGCTATTCTGGCCAGACTTCGTCAGCAGGCACCGGGAATAGAAATTGAACTGATTGCCACCAATGACAGCAGCAATCTGATACGACGGGAAGCCGATATCGCGATCCGCGCCTACCGGCCTGTTCAGCCAGAACTGATTGTCAGAAAGCTCGGGGACATAAGAGCCCACCTGTACGGGGCGAAGAGTTATCTTGCTCGCTTTAGCCGCCGCACTTGTGCCGCAGATCTTAACGGTGCCGATTTTCTGCGTTTCGACCACGGTACTGTGCTTGAAGACGAACTTAATCAGCGTGGTTTTGCGCTGACAGAGAAAAACTTTCCGGTTACCATCGCCAGCCATCTGGTGCAATGGGAGCTGGTTAAAGCCGGTGTCGGGATTGGCTTTATGACGGAGGATATCGGTGATGCGGAGCCGCTGGTCGACAGAGCATTAGCGGATTTCCCCGCCTTTGAGGTCGGGCTTTGGCTG comes from Lacimicrobium alkaliphilum and encodes:
- a CDS encoding LysR family transcriptional regulator, whose amino-acid sequence is MSWRGINFDWNRARAFLVTAEEGSFSAAARALNMTQPTLGRQVCALEAELGVTLFERSSRGLILTPSGHDLLIEVRAMADAAGRFSLTATGHTQTVAGKVSISASEATAAFVLPAILARLRQQAPGIEIELIATNDSSNLIRREADIAIRAYRPVQPELIVRKLGDIRAHLYGAKSYLARFSRRTCAADLNGADFLRFDHGTVLEDELNQRGFALTEKNFPVTIASHLVQWELVKAGVGIGFMTEDIGDAEPLVDRALADFPAFEVGLWLVVHRELHTSRRLKLVFDFLAEALQTNS